A stretch of DNA from Montipora capricornis isolate CH-2021 chromosome 1, ASM3666992v2, whole genome shotgun sequence:
CGCCTTTAAAGCCAGGGATTCATATAATTAAAGCGGCATTGTCACGCTattttcagtcaaacttcaaaacacttaacgtccttgcatcaatgaaacccgaaaaataatgctgtacttttgttgccaataaccactgaagtgcagtgaagatattttttgttgtttgaagcCAAGGATGGAACGGATAAAAATGGATCGAAACTTGAACAAACTGGCcagcttttttcaagtttggagacagtgtcttcagaaagacaccaaaaattaaataagaacACCTCTTTGTGCCAtgaatatatttcatatcttgtcactgggttgtcaggaatgccGTACGTGTGAACTAAAGTacttattttgatttttatccgtttttgacctaaaaacagcaaatgtGGCATAACCGTGAAACGGgaacgtcaacgaaaacgtcacttcaaaatgcaACTTAGCGCTATTGCAAGTAtctcgcgattattccgtcttgttcataTTGTACactacgggcgaactatccgtAACTGAGTGGGTGCGAACGGTTTTAaagcaaaaaatagaaaatgaatggtttatTGTTATATGCACTCGCCAAAACATAAAATTGGGTGATTTCACGTTGACGTTTTGTGAAGTACGGCAAGACATGCACTGagattcgtgctgcacgtgcagcaagagtattttttccctttttaaccaatcatattcttgctttgtggcgttgtcgttgccgtatccgtcgtctttgcttaaatcTTCCTTCCGTCTTCTTTGTACAATCACCCACGCGCGCGCTAAATAACTTCAGAACGAAAGTAGCTAATGGTTAGAATttgtggtgctgcgtcgttGCGAATTTGAAACACGAAAATTAGGAAGTATTAACTGACAATATAAAAGTAAATTGCCCCGAGCCTAAGGAGATCGAAAAGCTGGCATTTTTAGCGTTGGCACTTCGTCGCAACCAAGACGTGAGACGTGAGTGATTTTTATAACGTTttgtcaggagctcatcaagcgGACCCTCTATCTCCActtaaagtacactcagcaaaattactgaattctGATTGACCGAGAGGAGTACAAATGAATTCCAAATTGTACTCTCCAGGAGTACCAATTCGTTTTCTTTCCGAAGTTTGCACGAAGTTTTCCGAAAACCATAAAGCACCCGAAGACTTCCGAACTTTTTTCCGAAGTTGACCCGAAGACGTCCGAATATTCCCGAAGTGGACCGGAAGACGTCCGGATATTTCCGAAGTTGACACGAAGCATTTAGAAGGCGTCCGAGGTTCAACCGAAGTCTTTCGATTATTTCCGACGTTGGACCGAAGAGCTTCAAAGGTTTCTGAAGTAAACACGAACCGATCGGAGGAGATACATACAAAGCCCATcacgttctgattggttgatcgtaattttgttgagtatactATAAATAAAAATCGCACGACCTTCTCGTACAATTCGTGATTAATAGGTACTcgtggttttcaaagttttcaaattgcCTAAAGGCTCGTGCAAAATCACTCGTAACCATTAAGCACGAATTGTACTCGAGGTCGTGCGATTTCCTatactaattccttgagtcaacccgtTCCCAAGTAAATTTGTTTATAGAAACAgatttttcccgccaaaattatCATGTCACTGAGAtcaatagctttgttttgattggcttttaagaCAACAGTGCGcatgctgaatctcccaagagaggaattctataaataaatctgatCTACTCGGGAAAAGGTTGATTCCTTGGCCAAGTATGGGATATAGAGGGTCACCTTGATAAGCTCCTGGTTTTGTGAAGTAATATTATACTGGTCTGAGCCAAATGAGTTTACAGCGTCCCGCTTTTAGCTCTTGCTTTTATCTCTTGCTTAATTTCCCTTGTGAGGCACTTGATATgttatttcttcatttcttttcagGGTGTAAAGCACCACTTGATCTCGGAATCCTGTTTGAAAACCACGAAGATGTTTGGCCACGAGTGAGGAAAATGATCAAAGACATCACTAAAAACACGTCCATCTCGAAAACTGGCACTCACATCTCCTTAGGCACGATTGGCGAGAGATGCAAAATACTGTTGAATTTCACCGACACGCTGAAAGGCCACAAAATGAACAGGAAGAATATTTTTAGCTTGGTTAACGACATTGGACCTCAAAAACGGAACGGATCGCTTCTTACGGGACTGCAGATGGccaaaaacatgtttaaagagGCCAACGGGGGACGGTCGGATGCCATTAAGGTGCGTTACGAAGCTTGCAGTGAGGAAATTAAGACATCAATGCGGTGAGAAATAATCCGCATCCGAGAACGCAACAGTAAAAGGGCCTTATGTTTCCCAGTTGACAAATTTTCACGAGCGCCCCTTTCTAATGTATATTGCAGCAACAAGATAATCTTTGACTCAAGCAGACCACGACGATCCGGCATTAAAAAGCTAATATTTTTGTGCTCTTTTTCAGGTTCTTCTTGTCATAACAAATGCCAATTTTGACCAAGAAGAGGGTTCTCTGATGGAAGCAACTGTCCAGGAATTGAAAGACTCCGGCGTACTAATGGAAAGTGTTGCGATTTACATGGACGATCGTCTGAATTTGCCCAACCTAATGGCAATCGCTTCAAGTGACATCTACGTTTGGCCGGGTGTTGATACCGAGATGCTAGCGAGCTTGAAAACACTGGGGAAAAAACCATGCGACTTGTAAAATaatccactaaaacaacaacttttattgaTTCTCCAAACTTGAAATAATCCGACAGGTCTTGTAATTTACTTACCTCGCGCCCAACTTGAATCGGTctgaaaaataactttttattGGCCTTGCACAATCTGCCAGCTCCTGTTAACTTAAAAGTGTTAATATCTATCCTCttgtcgaaacaaaaggtaTCTCAGTGATTGGCGTGTTTTTTTCTGGTAgtagaaaaaaccaaaaaaaacttgATCTGTGCAGGAATCCGACCAGTAATGCGCTCGTCGCGAGTTACTGGACGTCAAACATGCATATTGCCTTCCATATCATGAAATCACGCGATATAAAGGATACAAAATGCTAGAAAATAAGTTAAAGCACTTACTTCAATAATCTTCATACCTAAAGAATGAAAAGGTAGACGTTAGCCACGATGGGAGCCTTTGCAAACATAGCTAGCCGGAGAGGAAAAACTAAAGTTATGCTGATCCGAATGATGATTATAAAATAGTGAAAGTCACAACTCTGATTATAATTAACTACGATGAATTGACGAAGGGGGTCGTT
This window harbors:
- the LOC138053126 gene encoding uncharacterized protein; the encoded protein is MMKIVILLFAYLVFESRGNGLGGCPYERPSVNCLSLSEGLFFAGQSSECYDDEGCGKSLKCCQQGCDRKCVAPIHYRTWCKAPLDLGILFENHEDVWPRVRKMIKDITKNTSISKTGTHISLGTIGERCKILLNFTDTLKGHKMNRKNIFSLVNDIGPQKRNGSLLTGLQMAKNMFKEANGGRSDAIKVLLVITNANFDQEEGSLMEATVQELKDSGVLMESVAIYMDDRLNLPNLMAIASSDIYVWPGVDTEMLASLKTLGKKPCDL